The genomic stretch aggaataaatgggttaaggtaaaaatatttcattttacgaAAGAAACGACACTTCGAATCAAACAAAATTAAGTAAAGCAATACTGCAGGTAATATAAAACCTCTTGTACTTGTCCGTAATAATTTGACAATTTGTTCCAGATTGTTGATCGATAACCTCAATTTTCTAATGCATGCCTTGTCAAGGATGAGTTCATGTTTTTGTGAAACATGAAGACAGACACACGTTCTTTTGTCCATTAATCCTTGGGAGCAATGCATTTTATTGAATACCTCATTTATCATTGAACAAACGATACATTAAACGAAGGTTGCATGACATGGCTGTGCTATCTGTGTGTAATAATGAATGAACCATGGCCTAATTTGATTTACTGTCACCGATGCCTCGGTAAATTAAATGACTCAAATGACACAATCATGTGTTATAGATACaagttaattaaaacataatgtCAAGCGCATGTCTACGTTATTCGTTATTGTGACTACCGTGAACTTACATGCACAAAATACACGGTACCATTATTTCAAGCTTATAGCAGTCAGGCcttagtttttttttacatttttaccaCTTAGACTTGACTTGACAGTTTTATAACAGGAAAGAGGTCGCTTATTAACAAATACTGGCACGCGCTGATAATTAATGTAATCAAACTTTTGCAGCAATTTTATCGTTAATCATCTATGTACTTTTATTGTTGCATTAGGTATCCTTTAAATAAGGCATGCGCTATAACACGATATCCGATTGTTTTTGTATCTTTTGATGTAAACAGATCAGCAATTTTATGTAAACTTTCAACAACAAGACACGCAATTCAATAAAACGTAATAAAAGTTCAAAACGATTACTTAGCTAAGGGTTATAAATCTCGGTTCAATCCTTTTGGCTTTATAACTTAATTTGGTAGTCAATGATTGCACCCGTGTATTGTGCACTCTGAGTCCTCGATTTCCTAGTTTTATTACGCATGAAGACAGACACCAGTGCCCTTGGTGCAATTTTTTGTTCACAATGAATTTACAATTGTGCGAATGACACATGTGCACGGCTTGGCACGCCTTCATTAAACCATAATACACATAATAGTGCTCTCAACTTAGGCCTAATTAGAAATCATGAAATGTACCGAATGACAGCGATTTCTGACACGATCGAAGCTGTTGCTATTTTTTCTATGAACTTCATCATCACATAGAAAAtctcttattgaaacgctcttgagtccgtttcctgggcctagaaccagtacttggtgtctttgcgggagatttaaagaacgctccgagagtgaggatcgaacccgtgatcttccggtcgctaggcggacagcATAACCAATACACCACGGCGTTCTTAATTATGTATTTTGACAAATAGTATATTTTTCAGGAACACacatgcatattttaaagttaGAGAAACGtttctaaaaaataaaacgttacaagaaaataaaatgaCAGAGCTTAAGAGGTCAAATGACAGTAGAAACATCCAACATAGAACCTGTTGAATAAAAGAAACTCATTTCGAGAAGATCAACCTGGAACATAACAGACAGGCGGAGATATTCCGCCTTTACGAAACAGTGCAATTTTTGAAAGTTAACGTTCATTTTTGAGAGATTGAATCTAAAAAATCACGCATAGAAATAAAGGAACACAAAGAAAGAACGAACAAAAAGATATCCAAGAGGTAACAATATTAAGTCGTTCAGAATTTACCGAATAATTGGCTGTTGCGACAAAAATATTTGTGCAgcattaattataattaatatcatttaaaataatttaaatacaattttaaatgaagaCAATGCGAGACAATCTATCGGTATGCATTTTTTACGTTCGTTCATCAAACGGTTTTATTCCATAGATTCAATTGATGCCTTCTGCAAAACCCATCAATAATAGGTTAAGCATGAGAACATAATAACAAAGGATAACACGCGGAAGCAGGCCCTACAATAGAGAATAAAAAAAAGAACGACcagattaaacatttaaaaatgtgataacGACATTACAGGGCATTCACATAAACAGAGCAAGCACTAAACAACAAATGTTGCATACATAGCATAATTTGatttgcgttctgagaaaactgggcattatgcatgtgcgtaaagtgtcgtcccagaatagcctgtgcagtccgcacaggctaatcaaggacgacactttccgcctaaattggatttttgctaagaagagacttcttttaaacgaaaaatgtcataaaaacggaaagtgtcgtcccttattagcctgtgcggattacacaggctaatctgggacgacacttttagcacatgcattaagccccgttttctcagaacgcgtcttgATGCATACATGGCATAATTTGAAAACATAACCCAGATGACGATGCAGTTTTGATTTGTATGTATAAAGCAATCCGAACATTGTAAGGCGGTAGTCTATTTTGAAAAGGGGGAATACAAATCGACGTAGAATAGATCCTTACAACCATACTCGACTTTATTCTTAAAGTGAAAGGTTTGTACCGTAATGGCTAATAAATCAACGACTGAATTTGAATTGGGATGGAAAactgtcatgttttttttaaatataatttttgtccGATTTTCTATAGAAtagatgattattttattgtatattcaaACGTACCAATGTTCctattcaatattttcatatatacgtGTTCTCTTCAGAACGCGCTATAAACATTTATCTGATATTCGAAAACAATGGTTGCAATAAGAACAAGTTGCAATACGTgtctatatatatttatgtatacgaAATATCTCGAATTGTCGCGAATATACATCTCGAAGAACTATGCAAACACCGTTGTATAAAGAGTACCCGTCAGTGGTACAATCATTTTGAAACCGCTAACAATAATCATTTAACACaattgttgtgtctaagtcataACCAGGATCTATGTTTACGACTAGCACGTAATAAGTATGGTCTAATAAGTATGGTCTAATAAGTATGGTCTAATAAGTATGGTCTAATAAGTATGGTCTAATAAGTATGGTCTAATAAGTATGGTCTAATAAGTATGGTCTAATAAGTATGGTCTAATAAGTATGGTCTAATAAGTATGGTCTAATAAGTATGGTCTGATATCAGAAATTAGTGAATGTACGTCTTGACAAACTGCAAAAGCACTTTGCCCACAATCATGATTACGAGAAACCAACCTCTAGAGTgttctgtaaataaaaaataaatattttctgattgggtcgtgctctgtgaaaaggggtttaaatgcaggtgcgtaaaaaagtcgtcccggattagcctgtgcagtccgcacaactattcagggacgacagtttacgacttaacttgatttttgctcagaagatactttcttaaaacgaaatatgtcctaaaagcaaaaagtgtcgtccctgattagcctgtgtggactgcacaggctaatctgtgacacacttaacgcacattcattaactccctctttcacagagaacggcccaATTGATTTCTTCGCTTTGActaatcattattttttttaccaaacttcCGTTATCACTATATACGTTGAATGTTAACGTACATAAGTGTAACTCAATCTTCGTGAGATGGAGACCTTTATTATCATCAATCAGTTCGATGTTACTTTACTTCTCGTAAGTGACCAAGGGTCAAAACTACACAACATAGCACACAAAACTCACGACTAACAAAATGATTGTAGTGAGTAAAATGTCTTAAAATGTGCAAATCCTTTAAGGATAGAAACGAACATTAGTTTTCAGATATGACCCCACATCTCGTCTCTAGTTACAGAATTGAACTTTTGTCCCTAGTTTGAGCACTGACAAATGACCGCCTCTAGTCAATAGCAACACAATGCAACCATCTTCCCTTTTTTAAAGTGACATCTCGTCCCTAGGTAAAGAACTAATCTCTCGTCCACAGCGCCCATCTCTCATCTCTGGCTACAGAACTCACCTGTCGTCCCTGGTTACAGAGAACGCCTTGTCTCCATCTATAGGAGGCAGGACGAGCTCCCTAAGGTTGTACGAGAACATGGCGTCCCGCTGGGTGTGATGCAGGTACACCTCCACTTTCTCCTTGTCGTAAAGCGGAAGGGGCTTCAGACGGACCCGTCCATCCGTGCGCTGTAGGATCTCCATTGACTCGTCTGAAATTGGAAGAAACAACAGTGCTTTATTGGTCAATGTCGGCACAGGTAATACTAAAAGTACCGTGGGTGCTCTTAAATATATTACAAAGTACCCGGGATACAGAAAATATACAAACGGTACCCAGAAGAACGACCAAGTGCCTTAAAGTGTCTTTTCCGTACCAGGGGTAGATTGTAGAATACTACCATTTTAGCCAATTATCCAGTACCCATGCATTATTATCTTGTTTTACTCGTATGCAATATAAATAGGTATATACATGCGAATTTATATTGTCTTTGGACCCATCCCAAGTAAAGGAGTATATAATCTATGTTTTTATTGAAACACGTTAATGGGAACGCCGATAAAAAATTGCTGTCCTTAGTTTATATATTTTCCATAGACACATCTCAGGCGGAAACATTtgtagatatataaatataaaaagagCGTTTAGGTGAACGTTGAAAACAGAACGCCACATATTTTTGTAATTGTACAGGTCTTGATAAAAGGAAGCGTTACAATGCTACAAGAATAGTAATACAATCACATACATAGCATATCTTTATTGAATAAATGTGCAATTATCACAGTCTCGTGCCGAGATAAATTATGAAtggatttaacccatttatgcctagcgtctagaaaaaaggctttggcaaacagcgtagacccagatgagacgccgcatgatgctgcgtctcatcagggtatgcgctgtttgcttaaaggaatttctgtaagaaatttgctaaatatagaagtaaatataatagacataccttattttggaaataaattgatccgatttagaaggatgggagagtccactaggcataaatgggttaatattcgTGCGCATAAAAAACAGATACCTTGGAAATGCTGAATAGCTTTACACTTACCCGAACAATGTAATGAGGAAAACTTAGACACGCACTATATTTGCACAAAAGCTGTGTGAAAATGAACTATTAAAGCATATTTCAGTTAATGATAAACACAGACCATTAATTATCAACAAGGGTTTGTGCGTATGTCAATACATATGTCAACACCGCGAATGTGTGCATTTGATTGTAAACTTTTGTAGAATTAAGGTACGATGTATTTGCCGATTGCATTATCGAATGTAAATAccaaaagaaaatgtgtttgccGTCACATTATTAACGACGTGGAGCGGTAAATACgtctttcttaattttttatatttttttgtcttCGCACACGTACGCAAGATATTGTCCTTACTTGAATGTATTTGTTAAGCAGTGGCGAAAGAAACAGTGAAATAACAGTGCATTTGGACTCTGGATTGTTAAGTTAGGCACACACAGAATACATTATTCAGGAATTGATCGAACCAGTAAttgtcattatttaaaacaaggcACTAAAGCTAAGTCGTTCTTGCAAATACAGAACTTGAGGCATATAATTTTGATATTCGGTGACATCAACTACAATTCCCTCTAAAATGGCGTCGGTATGGAACTTGTTCTGTTGTCGCAATCATGGATAGTCAATGAAAAGAGAACACAGCGATTTTTATTGAACACGCAAACGAGAAACACATTGGAAAAACGAAAAGGAAAAATAGTGTACATATGCATAGAGCAAACACACacattcaaacaaacaaacaaacaaacaacaataagaacAACAACACATAATTGCACTGAACACATATTGAACAGTTATGAAATCGCAAACTagtctatttttatttaaatgcatgtaaatTACCACCAGACCGGGGTAAATCGCGTGTTAGGAAACTGTTATTTAATTCTGTAAAATCGCTACAAGGCATGCACATTTCACAGACAGCTGTTTGATGTTTATGTCCTGGTATTCATAAAGGTTATTAACATATCGAAGATTTATCATTAGTACATACCTCCTCTAAAGCTAAGTTTGAAATGAAATCATTGAGCCTTTTATATCACAGACCTTGTTCGCTCCGTTGTATTCGAATTCACTTTGGGAACATTCAAAACTTGGGGCAACAATTTTAAAGAACTGTGTATAGTTGTATGTACAAAACAAATTAGTCTATACACACATACTTTGATCACCCGAGATGGTTAAGAAATTAAATATACTTGCAAAAAATTAAATTCATAATTTTAAATGAGGACTATATtttaataatactaaaataatttaAGCTGCGTTTGTAGAACACAATCCCctctactgcactttgaagccacacagcagcACAATCGAAAGCATCTTAAAGGGATATAGGGCCATAACTGCGGCAAAACTCAATGAACctgaacgaaactcacactttatCTGTACGTCATGTAGGTAGACGTACATATAAAAAATAGctaaatatcttaaagcgttttaaACAAAATCCGAAAACGGTTATTGTATGGACATTTTCTCGTCCAAGGCACATTACTTCACCCCAAAAAGACCCGAATGacactcacacaccaaatataagGTCAACATCTTAAAGCGTTTAGGGAAAAAGTCCGGACAATGGAATGCCGGACGGGCAGACAGACgaacagtgcgactgctatattcCATGCTACCGGGAGCATACAAACAACGATATCCTTATCTATTTTTCAAACCGCGGTTTTATAAAAATGAACGAAATTCAAGCTCTCTCTaccaaaataaaatgcattaaaagAGCCTTATACTGTGTATTAACACCATGCCTTATAAAAATTCTTACCATTGATATCCGAAGACTTTTTCATCATTATCTGTGCATGTAAAGTAATGTCCACTATGGCAGATTCAAGGGTCGAGATTTTAATCCTCGCGATTAGCGAATGAGTTATAATATATCCTTGTGCTTATATTATAATATAGATAAGGCTTTTTGTTAAGCACTTGATTGAATCAATCAATACGTCCACGCGTTTACCATCTAAGATTTCTATTTTGAAAACCATCTTTACGATCTGTTTATGGTAGAAATATGGGTATTTATTACTGATTGATTTTTGTTCAAGATCTAATAATGTTGTCAAGTGAAATCGGTGCTCAATTAAGAAAGAGAACACTTGTGCAAACATTTTAGAATGCagtaaatttttaatttgttgaGCGTATCCCACATTGTAGTTATGCGTAGTTTAACTAAATTTGGTTTAGAGCAGCGCGTCCATTTTATTCCGGCAAAACTAAGAATATGTGGAacgctctaggaaaacagggcttaatacatgtgcgtaaagtgtcgtcccagcttagcctgtgcagtccgctcagactaatctgggatgacactttccgcttttatggtattttccgtttacagaaagtctcttctttgcaaaaatccagtttgagcggaaagtgtcgtccctgattatcctgtgcggactgcccaggctaagccgggacgacattttacgcacatgcattaaacccctttttctgagggggaaagggttaatacatgtCCGTGAAGTGTCGATCCATatcagcctttgcagtctgcacaggctaataacattagacactttacgccttaactggattttctctaagacAAGAGTTCCTTACAACATAATATACTATAAAAGCGTACAGTGTTGactctgataagcctatgcggactgcacaggctaattttggacgacattttacgcacatcaTTAGAGCGAGTCTCATATGTATAAACAAAGTATCAAGCTGTGTGGCACAAGGAGCGCATTATTCGgggtttatattgattaattatcAAATAAGCATTATTTTTTCTTACTATGTAACACCCTCCAACATTGTGAAATAGTGTGCCTTTTAATCCATTTTGCACAATTAAGAAACAGTTATATCGACGCGTTGACTTATGAAATGTCATAAATCATACATTCACGTTTTCTGTTgtatactattaaattaataatattaacgGCTCTTTTTCCTAATATTTTAAGAGTATTTGCGTAGGAAACATGACTATTGTCATAATTAAATTGTGAATTAGCCTCTTATTTGCTTTCAACACGACTGAATACAGCAACAATACATGCATctttaaaaacatgtatacagTAATTCCATTCTATTCCTATTTATACACGCTTCTCCATATGATTTAATGATGTACATCCACAAGCAAAACATGTTCCACAAATGCCCACCAAAAAGGTAAATTCAAAATGGCGTTTAAGTCAACCAACATTTTCCTTCAGTAAGGACATATgatgttgtataattttataatttgcaATATTACTGTATTGTGTCACATTGAAGTGTTTAGTTTAGACTAAAGTGTTTAAACTTATTGACGCACAGGCGCCCAGACTGTTTTTATTAACAGGATTAATTGGCTTTGAAAGTTAGCTACTTAAACGGTACTTAGTAGTTTCGTTTGATTTAATCTGTTTGCAGGGGAGAGGGGAGTGTAAATCACTTAAATGAATGAAATGGGATCATAAAAATCTAtagagatttttgttttaaaaaaagaaatcatattataaataataaattgtgcaGAACGACGGCACATACGTGTgcacataataattattaaacaaaaacaaataaaacatatacttatattattattgttatttcatgTGCTCAAAGGGGAGATCATTTGACCTTTGAGCTAAGGGCTGAGAATCCTGACAGAAACCCTATATCCTGACAACGTAGGTAAAGCGGACTCGTCCAAACCATTGTACCATGCTACAAAGGCTAACACGACGGCAACAAAAATTCTCGCCACATGATGTCCCACCAGATATGTGTAGTGCAATAATGCTGTTGGAACCAACAGCTACTGGTAATCCTTTGATCTCGTGCTATGAAGCCAGTGGACGGTGTCTGAGAGCTACTTAATGACCTCccaccaaacacacacacagccAGAAAGAAAGAGTAACCCTTTACGCCCAAATTCAGAAGATATTCCGACTCTTGACGTCTCGTAAGTTATACTGTTGAGAAACCAACTGAACTGTTGAACACATTCTCGGTGAATGCAAAACAACGAACCACTGAGTGAGGATATATGGTTAGAACCACTGAGTGAGGATCTATGGTTAGAACCAGTGGGCCTGCATGAGATCATGTATGAACATGTGGATACTATACAGTGAGCCTGCATGAGATCATGTATGAACATGTGGATACTATACAGTGAGCCTGCATGAGATCATGTATGAACATGTGGATACTATACAGTGAGCCTGCATGAGATCATGTATGAACATGTGGATACTATACAGTGAGCCTGCATGAGATCATGTATGAACATGTGGATACTATACAGTGAGCCTGCATGAGATCATGTATGAACATGTGGATACTATACAGTGAGCCTGCATGAGATCATGTATGAACATGTGGATACTATACACAATACCGCCAGTTTTATCGTCGCCTCAGGACTCCAGCGATCGAAAAAAGAAGCCAAATAGTTgtgtaaaataaaacacacacaataattgATCAAACGGACGATGgtcgtatttaaaaaaatactttttttttcacttaACTGCATAAAATTATCAAAACTTCAATTGTATGTAAATATCAAGTATCTCTTTGTATAATTATGATTTGTTAAATGGCAATTTGTCATAGAAGTGTTATATAATCAGGAATGCAGTATACACGTTCAGAGAAGCCGAGACAAAGTTCACAACAAAAAGCAAATATTCTTTAACACTTTCcgactcagaagcaaagtgaaaatagatATGTGCATAAATATAGGCTCTGGCACGAgtcgtcatatcataccatattttattaaacgagttctggaattttgttagtaagcgagcctttggcgagcttactaacgaatttcctgggcgagtttaataaaatatggtatgatatgaaaacgagtgtcagatctttttatcacatgcttttaaataagcaaattaaataaatattttcgcaaacataatgattaatcccggatgttgtttacatttcgtgacgtcattttacgttgcaacgtcatttcagcaaaaaaacaaaatgcgattggttaatgaacgaaaactaagccaacgaacacgcttaaaaatgttgtattacacatttgtaatataaaaaaaatgtaatggttgtattacatgggaaacagggtatagcatgcgataaagcacaaaaccagaacagcctacgagttactcgcagtctgttctgatttaatgctgtttgcttttCATCAGTTTCTGTGGGTTGGAAACGAAGCCTTaaaaatttgaatttagtaagaaaggcctttgaTCAAATTTGACTCTCTAAAGGACTCCAGATGCGTCAAAACACGcatctcagtggtaaagggtaaagatAGATACGCATGGTACCTACCCTTACCATAACTTGTCGTGAAAGTCTTTCAACGACGATGTCGTATTATCAAACTAAGCTTTGTTATCGCGGTAATAAAGATCTAGTTTGCTGATTTCCTTGACATAGGCACAAATGGCACACTCCGCCCCTATTTCAAAAGACGCCAATATTCTAATGACCTTACCTCCGATCATAACGACATCACGTAGTCAGCTGACAATATCCTAATTTTCAATTAAATCCAGTGACAATGCCCTTATCGGCAACACAATCTAGCGAACactatatatattgaaatatcaaCAATACACTTTTCTATTTTCATTATTCACTTTACGCTATCGCAGTCATAAGCTAGGCGCACGATATTTCGATACGATTGGCATATTACAATCAATTGTCGAACATGCACGTAAGTAATACATTCCGCCAATTTGCAATATTTATTGAAAGCATACAAATAAAGATGACATGAATGATAGCTCAAATAAAAGCTTAAATTTAAACGTAATAAAGTCGTCATGTGATCAGATAAGATCGATATTAAAACAATAGCTATGCAACTGATATTTGCTCCGTTTATTACTTAATTATACTGTTTTAATATAGATTTACGTAATTAACCCTCCGATCGACATTGAAATcgctatatttatttaataattgcatatataattaattaatcaacctcctatacatttgtttaaattaaaaaaatgtctacATGGGTAGAGTATTTTCAGTAAGTAAAATTtcatatggaaaaaatacataaGCATTTAACTTAGCAGAACACACTAAATAACGcttaaaaattgtgaaatatgcagaCATTTATCACCAATGATAAAAGCAGATTCGTAAGTTTATTTAAAACGGCTTAGAAAACCTGAACCATCACCCTTGGCGAGTAAATATCAATATTCGACACATACAAGTACTTGTAATTCGTATCATCCCTCCTTTTCTGAATAGTCTTCTCTTTActttataaaattaacataataatattcagtaaaacattaaaaacatgaaCTGGCGTCCTGCAAATGCAAGTACACCAATCATGTTATCATATTTAatccatttaagcctagtggactctcccatccttcaacattggataaatttatttccaaaataagggatgtctggtatatttatttctatatttagaatatttctgttaaaagaaattcctttcagcaaacagcgcagacccagatgagacgccgcatcatgcggcgtctcatccgggtctacgctgtttgcaaaggccttttttctagacgctaggcataaatgggttaattaaggGGTTTTTCTTAGCAGAAACTAGTTGGAAATACAGCTGTGTGTAGATTACTGTAAACCACGCGGTGTTACACTGGGATACCACTTTTGTTTACACATTAGAAAAAACATTTGACACTTTATTGATATTGATGAAACACTTAAATCCATGTTTCACAGATATGAAGTATCACATACTTAGCACACATTTAAACCTGTCcgacggtcggtcggtcggttgttTGGTAGGTCGCTTGACATTTGGTTTGCCCAATATATGGAGAATCCTTTGACATCATGAAATTTGTATCATGTCTATCGcttttaacaataaatgtacaaAGGTAAAGAGCACACGTGCTTGTtacatgaaattcgttttcacGCGATATCTTGAGAACGCTTGTACTTGCAATCATGCAAATTGATATGATGGTTACTTGTAAGTATTTAACCaacttatgcctagcgtctagaaaaaaggcattggcaaacagcgtagacccagatgagacgccgcatgatgcgacgtctcatcagggttaacgctgtttgcttaaaggaatttctataagaaatattctaaatatagaaataaatatactagacatccccaattttggaaataaattgatccaatttagaaggatgggagcgtccactaggcataaatgggttaaagacgcATATCAACTTTGAGTTCAACATTTGTAAGATTATGGTATGAGTCTTGCATCATGAACACAGTTGTATCCATAGAACAGTTTGGTTTGCATCTTTCATTACACGATCGACATAGGTAAATCCCAGTGTGTTCGCttttactttttacttttattcctccatatacaagatacgaaaatcaaaacacaatataactatatatgAACAAGGGTATagataaatacaaacataaaccaTACATATGGATGTTtacatcaacatcatcaaaaaAAGAGagaaatttataaacataattattaagtaaTTTCTCGAGAACTATTCCAATCGTCATCATCGTGGAGCTTTCTGTTTTTATTCTTCTTCCTGCATGGCGCAATCGATGTGGATGAATGGTAAATTCTTACGAAGGCTCCCGAAGATAACATCTAAATCTTTTTTGGAGGGAGGGGAGGGCAGAACTCTTGGAAAATATCCCGATAATTTACCAAGCATCCCGAAACCGTCCCAAATTTAAACATTCcaaattaaacttaaaaaagGATTTATATGCTAGAGCTTTATTGTCGAGTATGATTAGGCATCAAATGTTCAAGAAAGTTGCAGTGGCGCTAAGTTCAGACACGATAGTCCAAGTCCATCTCGAAGTGATCCCGACTTTGCAAAATTGTTTCCGTTAACTTTCCGGGAGCCTAGTGGACGACATGTTTACTTTCCGGGAGCCTAGTGGACGACATGTTTCCGGGAGCCTAGTGGACGACATGTTTCCGGGAGCCTAGTGGACGACATGTTTCCGGGAGCCTAGTGGACGACATGTTTCCGGGAGCCTAGTGGACGACATGTTTCCGGGAGCCTAGTGGACGACATGTTTATGATCTTTCCGGGAGCCTAGTGGACGACATGTTTATGATAAAATGCAGTTGAATCTGTGCCATTCTATTATCGAATCATGTTTTCAGACGGAAAAAGATCGTTTAAGATTGATTTCAACATACAAAATGAGTGCAATAACTGCCtcatcattttataaatattttatgtctttaaacaaatttgaaatttgatttatcggaaatataaatatgtatgcaCGAAAGAAAAGTTCTAACATTTATGTAGAAAGAACGTGTCAACTAAGGGAGGCTACCTTGTTTTTGGTCCACAATTAGCTACTCGATAATTTTGGTTGGTATTCATTATAAATATATCATGGagtaaacatttataaaaaattgcTTGCATTTAAGTTTTACTGTTGTGTACAATTTCCTGTTGGATATATACCAATGTAATATATTctccatattttattttaaactgataCT from Dreissena polymorpha isolate Duluth1 chromosome 10, UMN_Dpol_1.0, whole genome shotgun sequence encodes the following:
- the LOC127848802 gene encoding uncharacterized protein LOC127848802 isoform X2; translated protein: MIGDESMEILQRTDGRVRLKPLPLYDKEKVEVYLHHTQRDAMFSYNLRELVLPPIDGDKAFSVTRDDRLAERTGIGSRSARVRRGRRTSRKRSSTTPSTSSACPSSARS
- the LOC127848802 gene encoding uncharacterized protein LOC127848802 isoform X1; protein product: MMKKSSDINDESMEILQRTDGRVRLKPLPLYDKEKVEVYLHHTQRDAMFSYNLRELVLPPIDGDKAFSVTRDDRLAERTGIGSRSARVRRGRRTSRKRSSTTPSTSSACPSSARS
- the LOC127848802 gene encoding uncharacterized protein LOC127848802 isoform X3; amino-acid sequence: MEILQRTDGRVRLKPLPLYDKEKVEVYLHHTQRDAMFSYNLRELVLPPIDGDKAFSVTRDDRLAERTGIGSRSARVRRGRRTSRKRSSTTPSTSSACPSSARS